Part of the Fusibacter sp. A1 genome is shown below.
CTGATCGATGGACAGCCGCTCGTTTCAGATGTTGACCCACAAATCGTCAACAGTAGGACACTTGTCCCGCTGAGGGCTATCTTCGAATACTTCGGTGCCGATGTGATGTGGGATGGAACCACAAAAACCGTCACAGCGACCACTTCTGATAAGACCATCAAACTGACCATCGATGAGGTCACCGCTTATGTCAATAATAAGCCAAGCCTGCTTGATGTTCCAGCAACCATCATCGATAGTCGCACCATGGTACCGCTTCGATTCATTTCAGAGGCCCTAGGGGCCCATGTCGAGTGGCAGGCGGATACCCGAACGGTTCTGATCACAACTAAAAGCACCAAGCCATCCGGGTCCTACGAGGATATTTCTCTGGGGATGTCATTTGATGAGGTGGCTTCTGTCTTAGGCGATGTGGACCGAGTGGTGGAGAGCATGTTCGGTTTTCAGTGGAACATGTTTCATAACGACTATGCGGATTTCAACATGATCGGCATACGTGATAACCGGGTTGTCGCGATCTATTCGATGGCCGGGATTCAAATCGGAGACAAGACCATCAAGCTTGGGGATACCCGGGAACTTGCAAGAGACACTTTTGGTTCGACGATCGACTACATCATCAAGGGCTCCAGCAAATACTACTATAACGAGACCGACATCGATATCTTCAAATTGAGCACATCCTATCTGAGAGTCTTTTATGACGACTACGAGGGCACTACCGTCACTTCTGTTTATCTACTGGATCAGTCCGAAGAGACCCGGCTTAGGGGGTATTACGGAACACCGACGGAAACGCTTCGGGATTCATTCGAAAAGCAGCTATTCGATCTTGCAAACGCCGAGAGAAAATTGAGTGGCTTAACCCCCTTTGAATGGGCACCGGAGCTGGTTCCTATCGCAAGGGCCCATAGCCAGGATATGATCGACCGTGCCTTCTTCGACCACGTCAATCCAAGCGGCCTGTCACCACATGACAGACTTAGACTTAGCGGGCTTGATTACCAGACTAGCTCTGAAAACATCGCCTGTGGTCAGATAAGTGCTATTTTCGCACATGAGGACCTGATGAACTCAATCGGTCACCGCAAGATAATCTTAGGTGATTCACAGCGTTTTGCCGCGGGAGTGGCATTCGGAGGCACCTATTATCAGTACTTCACTGAAAATCTATACACTCCCAACTGAATGAGTTCAAAAAAGACAAATACCGCAGAAACCTCTGCGGTATTTTTTATTAGTCTTCAAATGGTAAGTTCAAATCCTGTGTCCCTTCAAGTACAAATCTTCCGTTTTTAATGATGTCGATTTGCTCTGCGTTTTGGACTTCGACATAGATCGCTTCGAGGCTATCGTATGGAAGCGTGATATCCGTATGGACATTCGTATAGGCCTTGTCCATATCCGTGTGGCGTCTTTCGGAATACTCGTTGGTTCTAGCGATAATTTCCTTGCCATCCATCGGATTGTATACAGGATGATCTTCAGCATAACTGAAGCAGGTGTCCCCGATAGCAAAATGCGGACCCATTTTTTCAATGATCAGTATCGGCAGCTTGTCCTGTATGCCGTACTTTTGTGCCACCACGTAGGCTAAGGTGTTGGTTCCGATGGCGAACTCGCCGATCGGCAAGGATTTATGCGGGAAGATGAGGTTTTCTTCGATGTACTTTCTATTTTCCTCTTCTGAGTCGAAATTCGTACAGCTATAGTCGGAGATCATACCGTCGACAAAGGTCAGCTTTAGGTTGTGGTATCTGAAATCATCAAGGTAGATGTCCTCGACATGCAGCACTCCCTGCGTTCCCTTTAAGACCGGCGAGGTAAACACCTCACCTACCGGTATGTTCACATCGGCGACGCAGTTTACAAAATTCGTCTGTTTTTCTTTGTCTGCGATCGGATACATGGCTACCTTGATGTCTGTCGCATTGCCGTCTTTGCCTTTGACGACTACGAACTCACCCTGGTCCAAGGCGCTGATGATATGGTGTTGCATGCGTTCATAGCTTTCACTGTCTAGTTTGTTGACCTGGTAGATGTCCTCGAAGATCGCCTCAAACTCATCACCTATCTCAGGTGTCGGGAATGCGATGATGCAAAAACTTCTTTCCTTTTCGGGAACGTGTTTTTCAATCAATTGCCTTCTAGAACCCATCAACTTCTGATACAAGGCATTTTGATTGTCTTTGAGTGTGACTCTTGCCTCATTCGGTTGTGGGCTGAATGGAACCTCGCCGAACTTTTCAACAAAAAGTATTCCCGAATAATCAGCCAAAAGATCATGTGTGCAGTCGCATGCCTCAGTCATGGCTTTGACTTGTTCCTGTACAGTCTCTTCATCCAGATACAAGCCCACATCGAATTTATGGTCGTAAGCGACCTGCTTGTTGTATGCGCTGGTTTCCAGTTCTGAGACAAAACCTGAAAGCCCTTTTGTTTTTAAGTATTTAAGTATGGATTTTGTCAATCGTTCCTGACCTAAGACGCCAACAACCCTAACGCTGTTTCTTAGGGACATGTCCTTGTTGTCCCTAACGAAGCCGTTGACATAGGCCTCGACAATGTGTTTTCCCATTTCATCGAGCTTGGCTTCCGGGTAAGTGCTTAAAAATCTAGCCGTACGCTCCTCGTATTCGCTGACGAAGTCTCCGAACGCGTAGAGGTAGTCTGTAGTGGAAAGGTCGCTTTTTTCAACCAATCTTGTATAATGACTTTCTTTTGTCGACATCACCTGCTCGACATAGCTTTCAAATCTGTCTTTGGCATGTTCTAAAACATCGCCTTTTAGCAGCTCGCAAGCTACTTCATAGGTCAAAGTCTCCGACTCATAGTGCTCAAAAGCCGCTAAAGCGAGCTCGTTCAAGGCTTCTATGTTCTCAAGTCTCGTTTGATAGGCATAACCGATTCCCGATTTCATTTTATAGTACATCGCAGATAAGGCCACACCCAGTTCTCCAAGTTCCTTCTTGGCATGAACAGGATTCGCATACGAAGTCTCGTAAGACTCAGGTCTGAACTCTTGATAAAGCGCATTGTTGAGCGTTTTCATCTTTTCTACAGGCTGATCCTCTACTGGCTTGTCGGTAAACTCGATACCCAGCTGTGTGATTCTCACATTCCATGCGAGCATCGTGCGAAGCAGGCTGGAAACCTTGCTTTCATCCTCTTTTAAAAAGAACTGGGCCTGTTCCAGCTGATCGATTTGTCTTTGCAATATGTTTTTCATGTGTGATATCCTCCTAATAATATTATGCACTAAATCTGGAAATGATGATAATAATTTTTTTCTTATAAAAAAAATCCCCGATGGGCATCGGGGATTCGTTTCATCATTTACTTATTTGAATGCTTTTGCCGCTTTAATAAAGTCTCTGAACAGCGGATGTGCTTTTAATGGTCTCGACTTGAACTCTGGGTGGAACTGACCGGCTACATACCACGGATGATCTACCAGTTCGATGATCTCGATCAAACGTTCGTCAGGTGAGATACCGCTAAACACCATACCGTTTTCAATAAACATATCTCTGTAATGGTTGTTGAACTCATAACGGTGACGGTGGCGCTCGTAGACAAGCTCATGTGAATAAGCGTCATGGGCCTTTGTACCGTTTTGAACCTTACAAGGGTATAGTCCAAGTCTCATCGTACCGCCAAGTTCTTCAAGATCTTTTTGATCATGCATGATATCGACAATAGGATTCGTCGTCGTCTTGTCGAGTTCCGCCGAGTGGGCATCTGTAAGGCCAAGAACGTTTCTTGCAAACTCGATCGCCATCACTTGCATTCCAAGACATATGCCAAAAGTTGGGATCTTATGTTCGCGGGAATACTTCATCGCAGCGATTTTACCTTCAACTCCGCGGTCACCGAAGCCGCCCGGCACCAATACGCCATGCGCTCCTTCAAGCATTTCCTGCGCATTCTCATCGTTTATCTCTTCGGCGTGTATCCAGTCGATTTCTACTTCGACGTTATTTGCTAGTCCCGCATGCTTTAAGCTTTCTGCAACTGAAAGATAAGCATCCTTAAGCTCTACATATTTACCTACTAGAGCTATTTTCACCTTTTCTGTCAAGTTGAGCTCTTTTTCTACAAGAGCCTCCCATTCTGACAAGTCAGGCTCGCCGCAAGTCAGATTAAGGTGATGGCATACCTTTTCGGCAAGTCCTTCCTTTTCAAGTACTAGCGGCACTTCATAGATAGAACGGGCATCTAAGTTCTGGATGACGTTATCCGCATCCAAATTGCAGAATAGACCAATTTTTTCTCTTACCTCACGTACGATGTCATGCTCTGTACGGCAAACGATCAAATCAGGTTGAATACCGATTTCTCGTAACTCCTTGACGCTATGTTGCGTCGGTTTAGTCTTAAGCTCACCTGCTTTTCCAAGGTATGGAACAAGGGTCAGGTGGACATACATCACGTTTTCCTTACCTATGTCGTACTTGACCTGTCTGATCGCTTCAAGGAAAGGCAGACTCTCGATATCCCCTACGGTACCACCGATCTCGATGATGACGACATCCGGATTGGCATCTTCAGCTGCTCTGAAGATTCTCTCTTTGATTTCGTTGGTGATATGCGGGATAACCTGCACAGTCGCACCCAGATAGTCACCTCGACGCTCCTTGGCGATGACAGAACCGTAGATTTTTCCAGTTGTGGCATTTGAGTTTTTTGTCAGGTTGATATCGATGAAACGTTCATAATGGCCTAGATCCAAATCGGTTTCTGAACCGTCTTCTGTCACATAGACTTCCCCATGCTGATAAGGGCTCATCGTGCCCGGATCGACGTTTATATACGGATCCAACTTTTGAATGGACACCTTAAGCCCTCTAGCTTTAAGTAGCTGTCCAAGCGATGCCGCTGTGATACCTTTACCTAGCGATGAGACCACACCGCCTGTAACGAAAACAAATTTAGTACGCATACCTACCTCCATAACTTCGCTGACTCCACAGATTATCTATATTCTATACCTAAGGAATGCAGAATTACCCCAAAAAAAGGTGAGAGACCACCCCTGCGGATGGTCTGCTAAACTCCGAAGTACTTAGGCAGCCACCCGCGCGGGCTCTGCATATTTAGTTTATTAATACAAATTGGCCAAGCGATGCTTGACCAATACTCTAACTAATATATCTTCTTTCAAACTGAGTGTCAAGAAGAAAAACCGTTAGATTTTCTAAATCTTTTCTCTCTATTTTACTTCGATTTCAAACGTAGGAGGATTTTGCATATGTTTCTTTACTGCACATAAATCCATCGAGTTTATAATTGCTTTATGGTATTTTTCTGGAAAATCCGCAGCCGTATGAAGCACAAGCTTGACATTACCGATAAGTCCCGTCTCCTCATCTTTTTCAGTATCCAACTCGAGAGACATCCCTTCTGTGGACAAACCTCTCTTTTCGCAAAAACCAGCCGCGTAAATACCTGCGCATGTCGCGATACTTGCCAAGAACAATTCAAAAGGCGTTGGCGCCGTATCGTCGCCACCAGCGCGTTCGGGTTGGTCGGTCGCAACTACAAAATCTCTCACCGAGCAGTTTACTTTTTTGTTTCCTGGAAAAGACACTACCATTCTTGCCATAAGTTACTCCTTTATCGTCAATCGGATCGATGGTTACTTTCCTACTTATTCTAACACCCCTCTTAGCAGGGGGTCAACCTCACTTCAATAGATTGATGGCATAAGTCAGCTGCGTATCGGTCTGCTTAGATCGTGCTTCTGTCTGAACAGCGTTTTCTATTGCAATTTTGGTATCCACGTCCAATAGACCGTTAACAGGAATCGCAAGCTTCTCCTGAAGCGTTCTAAGCAGCTTCTCCGTTACAGGTCCGAAAGATCCGTCCACTGTAAGCTCATATCCAAGGTACCTCATTCGCTCCTGGAGTCCGTAGGTATCGATATCTCTGCTACCGCGTCTAGAAATACTTAAGGAGTTCATCGGCTTGAAGGTCGTAAGCACGGTTTCATACTCGGTCTGGTTTTCAAGGACCACATCCGGTGTCACGCCGATGCCATGGATGCTGACGTTGTCTGGCGTCAAATACTGTGCGATTGTAAGCTTCATCGCGCTATCGTCCGGCAGACCTACGATGTTCTGAACGGTTCCCTTGCCGTAGGTCTGTGTTCCGACGACTGTCGCGCGGTCGTTTTCCTTCATTGCTGCCGCAAAAATTTCTGATGCCGACGCGCTTCCGCCGTTGACCAGTACGACCATAGGTATGGTATACCCCTCAGAAAGGGAGTTATAGATGTAATCGGTGCTGCTAGCGTAATCGATCGTAACGATCCTGTCTCCGACAGGTAAGAAGTAATCGCAGATTCTGACCACCTGATCAAGCAACCCGCCTGGATTGTTCCTCAGGTCGATGACCACGCCGTGTTCAAAGACCTCTTCACTGAGTACCGCACTTAAATGCGCGGCCGTGTTCTGGTCAAATGAGCTGATGGAAATGATATCTACACCGTCCACCTCGCTGTGCTCGACGGTATTCAGTTCGATCACCGCACGGGTGATGGTGATGTCGAAGGTCTCTTTGACATTTACCCTTCTCACGGTCAAGGTGACATCCGTGCCCGTGATACCTCTAATCATGCTGACGACTTTCTCCATCGAAAAGTCCTTGATATCAACTCCGTCCACACCGACAATCAGGTCTCCGGATAGGATGCCCGATGCTTCACCAGGCGTTCCTTTGATCGGCGCGATCACTTCGATGTAGCCGTCCTTAGGCGAAATGGAAATCCCCACACCTGAAAAGCTTCCCTCCATGCTCGAATAGAAGTCATCGTACTCACTTGGAGTGAAATAGTTGCTGTGCGGGTCAAGCGCCTCCATTACACCTTTGTACATGGCGTTTAGAAGATCTTCATCGGTGATTTCCTGGTAGTAGTTCGCCTTGATATAGTCGATCATCACTTGAAGGTTTTCAAAACCCTTATCAAACTTTTCGACGCCGTCCGCATAGATAGGCATGATTGCCATAGAAAATGCAAGTAGCAGAATTATTACTTTTTTCATGTTCGCCTCCATCAATACTGGTGTAAGAGTTTTTCCTTATAGTCGACTGTGATATCCTCACGCAGGTGGTCGATAAAATCGCTTAACATCTTCGCGGCTTCCGCACGCGTCATGAGTTGAAGCGGTCTTATTGTCCCGTCTGGATACCCTTTGACAATTCCAGTTTCCCTTGCCATGTAAAATGCATCTTTTGACCATATCGGTATCTCATAGTCGTCGTTGAATCCCGTATCATAAGGAAGCGCTGGAGCAATTTCCTGTATGCCGATCGCACGAATAAGAATCGTGACCGCCTCGGCTCTTGTAAGAGGTCTTGTAGGCAAGAACTGATTGTTTCCCTCACCGAGCATGAGTCCCTCATTATAAGCGCGTTCAATGTAGATATAATAAAGGCTTTCCCGTTTTATGTCGTCAAAAGGAAGCGGCTGAGCGTTGGGACGGGTAAGTCTTATCACCGCTTCTCTTCTTTGATCCTCTGTCTCTGGTTTCATGTAGTCGATCGTGTTGATGATCGCCCGTGCAAACTGTTCTCTTGTCACATAGGTGTCTGGGAAAAAGAAGGTGTCCGTGTCAAAGGCTTCAAGGCTTCCCATTCTAAAGGATTCCTCTTGCGCCCAATGACCGCCCAAGTCGTTGTACTTGGGTACCGGAAGCCGCGTAGAAGTCTCAAAGGTATAGGTGTTGAAATTGTCCTCCCCTTTGCTCCTTACAACATTCGACCTAGCGCCCGTCGAATCTTTCCCAGGCATGTCGTAGGTGTACTGTAGGACGACTTCGGAGTTTTCGGTTTTTAACAGACCGCCTCTAAAGCTGATATGCTGAACATCGTTTAAGACATAATTGAACTCTGTTCCCTTGTTCGTCGAATATTTGAGCACCACTTTGCCGTCCCAGTTGCTCGCAGATTCGCCGCCGATCATCTCGTAGGAATAGTTGACATCCATCACCTGGGTGTTCAGTGTGGACCACTGGTTCTTATACCCCAAATCCGTCTGTGACTCACCCAAAATTGTCATTTTAGCTTCCGCATTGGTTTCATCACCGTTGATATGAAACACTTTTTTGTAATAGATGTTTCCCGAGTCAAAGCTGATTCCCGGGTGACCGTCGGATATGACCGATTTTGAATACTGGTAGCTGGTCAGGTTATACGTATCGGTGCCCACCACAATTGTTTCCTTGAGCGCACCTACAGGTAGGGTGGTATCGATGATGGTCTGCCCCATGCTGTTGTCACTGTTTTTAACCACGCTGAAGCTGACTGTTCTTTCAAGCGTGGCTTGAGCGGCCTCATTGGCCAAGCTGTACTTGACCGCAAGCGTATAGGTGTCCTTATCCGGAACAGTCGGAATCGTCACTGTTCCAGATAGAATCACAGGCTCACCGGTCACGAAGCTGACTTCCTGATAATAGTATACACCGCTTTTTAAGGTCAAATCTCCCTTGATGCCTCCAAATACCGCGTATTCATCCGCAAAGCTGAGCGGTGCGATAAGTAGTAGAAGGCATAGCAATATGCTGACTGTACGTTTCATGATGTCCCTTGCCCCCTAGCTTATGGTTCGACAAAGAGCACTAGCGCATCTTCATCATATCTTACAATGTAAACCTTATCGTCAATGGACAGCTCATCATAGGTGATTTGCTTATCGTTTTTCATGATAATCGCATTTGTAAGTTCCACAAATGTTTCTGTGGTGTTTGGTACCCATTCGCCATGATGCCTTAAGAAGTTATAGGAATCATAGAGACCGATTCGCTTCCACTGATTGTTGAACTCACTGATTTGTCCTGTCGTGAGTACCGTATCCTCCAAAATGTTGTTCAAGACATCGTCTATCTTCGTTTCTGAGGTAATCGTGTCATCGATATTGTCGAATTCAATGAACTCCTTAAATCTTAGGTTCATGGCCAGAACATTGTCCGATCCATCTGTGATATAGATACCGTAATACCTTTCCTTGCTTAAGCCTTTTCCGTCGATACTGTCATTTTCGGTTCTGCTATAAGATCCGTGGAAGAGTTCTTCCCTGGTGATCGTTGACTTGAGCTTATAATCGTAGATATCGGTGTCGTCGCTCAGGCCCAGTAGCAGCTCACCCTGGTCCACCTTTGTCCAGTCGCTGTTCTCTATGCTCGAAAAATTATTTAACAGCAGACTATAGGAATTCACTTCTTCCAGCGCACCAATGTAGATGCTGTCGAAGATGGTATCGAAATTGCCCACGACTTTGATGAGCTGCGCATAGTCTATGCCATTGACCTGATTCGATACGACAAACACATTGGCATCGTCTCTAAGTGCGTTTTCATCTACAAGGCGGTTCTCCTGCATGAAGATAGTCGCTTCGTCATAGCGGATGTTCCGATTGTTCTTAAGCTCCATACGGTCTAAAACGTTGCTGTAGTCCTTTATTCCTTCGGCATAGTTTTTCTCATATCCTTTTTTGAAGATGAGCTGTGCGATTTCTTTTGTTCCGAAATTGTTCCTTATCACAAAATAAGCATCTTTTTCCTGATAGCTCTTATTGAGCTGCGCTTGGGTGATGATTTCGCCGTCATCATAGATCAGCGCGTCGTTTGCAAGCCTGTAGGTCTCAGTGTATGGATCTGATTCGGATATCCATACTGAGTTTTGTAACCTGAAACGGTTGTTGATGCTTAAAGTGTCTGTAAACTGATTGTAATTGGACACACGGCCCTTTAGCACTTTCGTAAGCAGCTGTTCCGCGCCTTCGATGACAACGCGCGATGGAATCTTAGAATAGATGTTGTCGAAATACAGCTTGACCCTGTCGCCTGTCTTTAAGGTACTGACATTGACTCTCTCATTGTCCTTGTAGATCAATGTGGAAGGTCCGATTTCGTACATGGTGCTTTCATCTTTCAATATTACTTTACCGCCGACGATCGACTGAATCGTAGCCATTTTAATTTTACCGTCATCCGGAATATAGCCGGGTATCGGCTGATAGGAGTCCGATACGATATGGACGGCACGATTGTTGATGACCTGAACTGTCGTAGACGCGCCTACTTTCAAATCAGCGAGTGTCGCCTTATAGAAGTTGACGCTGATCTGCGCATCCGGGTCCACTGCCAGTATCACCAGTTCGTTCTTATAATCGAACAGTACGATCTGTGCAGGATCGGTGGTCTGATCTACAAACCGTAAGGTTCCTTTCACTTCTTTTACTTCGGACTTTCCAACGGATACATAAAGCACTTCATTTTCAAGCGAGTAAACGGTCACCAAGTCCCCTGCGACCAGGTCCTTAGGCTGTTTATATTGTATGCCGTCAACGACGATGTAGTCGTTAGCAATTCCCGAAACATTGTCTTTGACACTTAAAAGGTCTATCATGGCGTCATCGTCAAGCTCTACTCTGATTCTTCTGTTGGTCTGATCGATCGCGTCGACGGTCAGATTTTCAGTCAGATTGGACAAGACCCTTCCCTGGCGCACCTGAATGTCGTCAAGATTTTTAAAGTACTGCAGAAGACGGTCTGTGGTCTGATGGTCCTCCAGAAC
Proteins encoded:
- a CDS encoding stalk domain-containing protein, translated to MSKRMLLVFLIAIFAILPLSADAYQPITVLIDGQPLVSDVDPQIVNSRTLVPLRAIFEYFGADVMWDGTTKTVTATTSDKTIKLTIDEVTAYVNNKPSLLDVPATIIDSRTMVPLRFISEALGAHVEWQADTRTVLITTKSTKPSGSYEDISLGMSFDEVASVLGDVDRVVESMFGFQWNMFHNDYADFNMIGIRDNRVVAIYSMAGIQIGDKTIKLGDTRELARDTFGSTIDYIIKGSSKYYYNETDIDIFKLSTSYLRVFYDDYEGTTVTSVYLLDQSEETRLRGYYGTPTETLRDSFEKQLFDLANAERKLSGLTPFEWAPELVPIARAHSQDMIDRAFFDHVNPSGLSPHDRLRLSGLDYQTSSENIACGQISAIFAHEDLMNSIGHRKIILGDSQRFAAGVAFGGTYYQYFTENLYTPN
- a CDS encoding aminopeptidase, which encodes MKNILQRQIDQLEQAQFFLKEDESKVSSLLRTMLAWNVRITQLGIEFTDKPVEDQPVEKMKTLNNALYQEFRPESYETSYANPVHAKKELGELGVALSAMYYKMKSGIGYAYQTRLENIEALNELALAAFEHYESETLTYEVACELLKGDVLEHAKDRFESYVEQVMSTKESHYTRLVEKSDLSTTDYLYAFGDFVSEYEERTARFLSTYPEAKLDEMGKHIVEAYVNGFVRDNKDMSLRNSVRVVGVLGQERLTKSILKYLKTKGLSGFVSELETSAYNKQVAYDHKFDVGLYLDEETVQEQVKAMTEACDCTHDLLADYSGILFVEKFGEVPFSPQPNEARVTLKDNQNALYQKLMGSRRQLIEKHVPEKERSFCIIAFPTPEIGDEFEAIFEDIYQVNKLDSESYERMQHHIISALDQGEFVVVKGKDGNATDIKVAMYPIADKEKQTNFVNCVADVNIPVGEVFTSPVLKGTQGVLHVEDIYLDDFRYHNLKLTFVDGMISDYSCTNFDSEEENRKYIEENLIFPHKSLPIGEFAIGTNTLAYVVAQKYGIQDKLPILIIEKMGPHFAIGDTCFSYAEDHPVYNPMDGKEIIARTNEYSERRHTDMDKAYTNVHTDITLPYDSLEAIYVEVQNAEQIDIIKNGRFVLEGTQDLNLPFED
- a CDS encoding CTP synthase — encoded protein: MRTKFVFVTGGVVSSLGKGITAASLGQLLKARGLKVSIQKLDPYINVDPGTMSPYQHGEVYVTEDGSETDLDLGHYERFIDINLTKNSNATTGKIYGSVIAKERRGDYLGATVQVIPHITNEIKERIFRAAEDANPDVVIIEIGGTVGDIESLPFLEAIRQVKYDIGKENVMYVHLTLVPYLGKAGELKTKPTQHSVKELREIGIQPDLIVCRTEHDIVREVREKIGLFCNLDADNVIQNLDARSIYEVPLVLEKEGLAEKVCHHLNLTCGEPDLSEWEALVEKELNLTEKVKIALVGKYVELKDAYLSVAESLKHAGLANNVEVEIDWIHAEEINDENAQEMLEGAHGVLVPGGFGDRGVEGKIAAMKYSREHKIPTFGICLGMQVMAIEFARNVLGLTDAHSAELDKTTTNPIVDIMHDQKDLEELGGTMRLGLYPCKVQNGTKAHDAYSHELVYERHRHRYEFNNHYRDMFIENGMVFSGISPDERLIEIIELVDHPWYVAGQFHPEFKSRPLKAHPLFRDFIKAAKAFK
- a CDS encoding OsmC family protein codes for the protein MARMVVSFPGNKKVNCSVRDFVVATDQPERAGGDDTAPTPFELFLASIATCAGIYAAGFCEKRGLSTEGMSLELDTEKDEETGLIGNVKLVLHTAADFPEKYHKAIINSMDLCAVKKHMQNPPTFEIEVK
- a CDS encoding S41 family peptidase; the protein is MKKVIILLLAFSMAIMPIYADGVEKFDKGFENLQVMIDYIKANYYQEITDEDLLNAMYKGVMEALDPHSNYFTPSEYDDFYSSMEGSFSGVGISISPKDGYIEVIAPIKGTPGEASGILSGDLIVGVDGVDIKDFSMEKVVSMIRGITGTDVTLTVRRVNVKETFDITITRAVIELNTVEHSEVDGVDIISISSFDQNTAAHLSAVLSEEVFEHGVVIDLRNNPGGLLDQVVRICDYFLPVGDRIVTIDYASSTDYIYNSLSEGYTIPMVVLVNGGSASASEIFAAAMKENDRATVVGTQTYGKGTVQNIVGLPDDSAMKLTIAQYLTPDNVSIHGIGVTPDVVLENQTEYETVLTTFKPMNSLSISRRGSRDIDTYGLQERMRYLGYELTVDGSFGPVTEKLLRTLQEKLAIPVNGLLDVDTKIAIENAVQTEARSKQTDTQLTYAINLLK
- a CDS encoding S-layer homology domain-containing protein, whose product is MKRTVSILLCLLLLIAPLSFADEYAVFGGIKGDLTLKSGVYYYQEVSFVTGEPVILSGTVTIPTVPDKDTYTLAVKYSLANEAAQATLERTVSFSVVKNSDNSMGQTIIDTTLPVGALKETIVVGTDTYNLTSYQYSKSVISDGHPGISFDSGNIYYKKVFHINGDETNAEAKMTILGESQTDLGYKNQWSTLNTQVMDVNYSYEMIGGESASNWDGKVVLKYSTNKGTEFNYVLNDVQHISFRGGLLKTENSEVVLQYTYDMPGKDSTGARSNVVRSKGEDNFNTYTFETSTRLPVPKYNDLGGHWAQEESFRMGSLEAFDTDTFFFPDTYVTREQFARAIINTIDYMKPETEDQRREAVIRLTRPNAQPLPFDDIKRESLYYIYIERAYNEGLMLGEGNNQFLPTRPLTRAEAVTILIRAIGIQEIAPALPYDTGFNDDYEIPIWSKDAFYMARETGIVKGYPDGTIRPLQLMTRAEAAKMLSDFIDHLREDITVDYKEKLLHQY
- a CDS encoding S-layer homology domain-containing protein, which gives rise to MKRLISLILVTFMLLQVAWMNPYDNPYNQIQYVQEYRALSLPEEIPVDYVGDKDFQLRISQYDFTDVSGQDKINAVRLAMFDITKGIGGNKFGANQEITNIQVLTMLVRMFGDDQAIKQRVINNNPGVPASTLMMALYDAYYQEAKTLGILGVVEEVGYAQKATRENIGVWIVKASGIDSQFGQNALYGASDWQQIRVENLDAIETLIDQRIMSLEADGRFNPYGPMSRKEFAAVLGQVFEQFEDNLGLLTQYGVVIGMKESTDPTGTFTDYYIRNIDNSIKRIQVGAPTFGAKTGLAVYKQGLKNQTALRLGDEISYITQDEMVKFTVVLEDHQTTDRLLQYFKNLDDIQVRQGRVLSNLTENLTVDAIDQTNRRIRVELDDDAMIDLLSVKDNVSGIANDYIVVDGIQYKQPKDLVAGDLVTVYSLENEVLYVSVGKSEVKEVKGTLRFVDQTTDPAQIVLFDYKNELVILAVDPDAQISVNFYKATLADLKVGASTTVQVINNRAVHIVSDSYQPIPGYIPDDGKIKMATIQSIVGGKVILKDESTMYEIGPSTLIYKDNERVNVSTLKTGDRVKLYFDNIYSKIPSRVVIEGAEQLLTKVLKGRVSNYNQFTDTLSINNRFRLQNSVWISESDPYTETYRLANDALIYDDGEIITQAQLNKSYQEKDAYFVIRNNFGTKEIAQLIFKKGYEKNYAEGIKDYSNVLDRMELKNNRNIRYDEATIFMQENRLVDENALRDDANVFVVSNQVNGIDYAQLIKVVGNFDTIFDSIYIGALEEVNSYSLLLNNFSSIENSDWTKVDQGELLLGLSDDTDIYDYKLKSTITREELFHGSYSRTENDSIDGKGLSKERYYGIYITDGSDNVLAMNLRFKEFIEFDNIDDTITSETKIDDVLNNILEDTVLTTGQISEFNNQWKRIGLYDSYNFLRHHGEWVPNTTETFVELTNAIIMKNDKQITYDELSIDDKVYIVRYDEDALVLFVEP